A region from the Natronoarchaeum mannanilyticum genome encodes:
- a CDS encoding MarR family transcriptional regulator — translation MSRDAGDADASGVLESKRNATRYQILVEIAERQPAVSQQEIADAIGVTSQAVSDYLQDLIEQGQVDKQGRGRYEVTKEGVDWLISQTDELRSFVQHVSEDVIGEVEIETAIATTEISEGETVSLTMQDGVLRAMAGSAGSATAVAVTDAEPGRDVGVTNFEGVVDYDLGTVTAVAVPRVREGGSAAVDAETVADLAADHDLIAAAGTEALAAADAADIDPDVRFGTAPAVQEAATKGLDVLLLAATNVLSSHTDKLRDQNIGYEVVDAKRA, via the coding sequence ATGTCACGGGATGCGGGGGACGCCGACGCGTCGGGCGTCCTCGAGAGCAAGCGAAACGCGACCAGATACCAGATCCTGGTCGAGATCGCGGAGCGCCAGCCGGCGGTGAGCCAGCAGGAGATCGCCGACGCCATCGGCGTCACGTCCCAGGCCGTCAGCGACTACCTGCAGGACCTGATCGAGCAGGGCCAGGTCGACAAGCAGGGCCGCGGGCGCTACGAGGTCACCAAGGAGGGCGTCGACTGGCTCATCTCCCAGACCGACGAACTCCGATCGTTCGTCCAGCACGTCTCCGAGGACGTGATCGGCGAAGTCGAGATCGAGACTGCCATCGCCACCACCGAGATTTCGGAGGGCGAGACCGTCTCGCTGACGATGCAGGACGGCGTCCTGCGGGCGATGGCCGGGTCGGCCGGGAGCGCGACCGCGGTCGCGGTGACCGACGCCGAGCCCGGGCGGGACGTCGGCGTGACGAACTTCGAGGGCGTCGTCGACTACGATCTCGGGACGGTGACGGCCGTCGCCGTTCCCCGAGTACGAGAGGGCGGCAGCGCCGCCGTCGACGCCGAGACGGTGGCCGACCTCGCGGCGGACCACGACCTGATCGCCGCCGCGGGGACCGAAGCCCTCGCCGCGGCCGACGCCGCCGATATCGACCCGGACGTCCGCTTCGGCACCGCACCCGCCGTTCAGGAGGCCGCGACGAAGGGCCTGGACGTGCTCTTGCTGGCCGCCACGAACGTCCTGTCGTCCCACACCGACAAGCTCCGCGACCAGAACATCGGCTACGAGGTCGTCGACGCGAAGCGGGCCTGA
- the cbiT gene encoding precorrin-6Y C5,15-methyltransferase (decarboxylating) subunit CbiT yields the protein MSRVSLPHDAKAGPTKPEVRAVLLAKLDLAPSDHFVEVGSCTGAVTVEASRRAGRVTALERKPERLATTRKNLAANDAGDGVELREADAPEGLPDDADALFLGGSRNYEAVLDHAAETGVDRVVMNVSRLEVAGAATEAFRERNLLEDVVQFQVSRGYELAGATSFDSDNPVYMLVGGVDGEEEVAADGGRR from the coding sequence ATGTCGCGCGTATCGCTGCCCCACGACGCGAAGGCCGGGCCGACCAAGCCGGAGGTCCGGGCCGTCCTGCTCGCCAAGCTCGATCTGGCGCCGTCCGACCACTTCGTCGAGGTGGGCTCCTGCACGGGAGCCGTCACCGTCGAAGCGTCGCGGCGCGCCGGTCGCGTCACCGCGCTCGAACGCAAGCCCGAGCGGCTGGCGACCACACGCAAGAACCTCGCCGCCAACGACGCCGGCGACGGCGTCGAGCTCCGCGAGGCCGACGCCCCCGAGGGGCTGCCCGACGACGCCGATGCCCTCTTTCTCGGCGGCAGCCGCAACTACGAGGCCGTGCTGGACCACGCCGCCGAGACCGGCGTCGACCGGGTGGTGATGAACGTCTCCCGGCTGGAGGTTGCCGGCGCGGCGACCGAGGCGTTCCGCGAGCGGAACCTGCTCGAGGACGTCGTCCAGTTCCAGGTGAGCCGCGGCTACGAGCTCGCCGGCGCGACGAGCTTCGACTCGGACAACCCGGTGTACATGCTGGTCGGCGGCGTCGACGGCGAGGAGGAGGTAGCGGCAGACGGAGGGCGGCGATGA
- a CDS encoding cobalt-factor II C(20)-methyltransferase, whose product MTLYGVGLGPGDADLVTVRGRRVLEDADVVYSPGRLSRSVATEHVPEERIGDLDFPMTRDEDELRRAWKDAAAEIAPRAREGTAAFVTLGDPNVYSTFGHLRRTLAAFHPEVDLAVVPGVSAVTAFATALGVEITAGSRLALREADGGVAPTGPDRMLLFKVTDAPATHEGLAEAGYEVTYGRRLFMEQGETVVTDDPTELDERDYYTLAYAEKPESRVEQATDAFLELTDDAGVVTDGGGRNLARQERSESELCGDEVRRD is encoded by the coding sequence ATGACGCTGTACGGCGTCGGACTCGGTCCGGGCGACGCCGACTTGGTCACCGTGCGCGGGCGGCGCGTCCTCGAGGACGCCGACGTGGTGTACTCGCCCGGCCGGCTCTCGCGGTCGGTCGCGACCGAGCACGTCCCCGAGGAGCGCATCGGCGATCTGGACTTTCCGATGACTCGCGACGAGGACGAGCTTCGCCGGGCGTGGAAGGACGCCGCGGCCGAGATCGCGCCGCGAGCGCGCGAGGGCACCGCGGCGTTCGTCACGCTGGGCGACCCGAACGTCTACTCGACGTTCGGCCACCTCCGGCGGACGCTGGCGGCGTTTCACCCCGAGGTCGACCTGGCGGTCGTCCCCGGCGTCAGCGCGGTCACCGCGTTCGCGACGGCGCTGGGCGTCGAGATCACGGCCGGGTCGCGCCTCGCGCTCCGGGAAGCCGACGGCGGTGTCGCGCCGACCGGACCCGACCGGATGCTCCTGTTCAAGGTGACCGACGCGCCCGCGACCCACGAGGGACTCGCGGAGGCCGGCTACGAGGTCACCTACGGCCGCCGGCTGTTCATGGAGCAGGGCGAGACCGTCGTCACCGACGACCCGACCGAACTCGACGAGCGGGACTACTACACGCTGGCCTACGCCGAGAAGCCCGAGTCTCGCGTCGAGCAGGCCACCGACGCCTTCCTCGAACTGACCGACGACGCGGGCGTCGTCACCGACGGCGGCGGCCGAAATCTCGCCCGGCAGGAGCGCTCCGAGAGCGAACTCTGCGGCGACGAGGTGCGCCGTGACTGA
- a CDS encoding cobalt-precorrin-4/precorrin-4 C(11)-methyltransferase: MTDDRTDGETDPQDAIDAAAAERATERDPRVAERTAGEVQEGIPFIGAGPGDPGLLTVTGKELVESADLVVHAGSLVNSELLEEYCADAEQVSSIGKDLEELIPLMRDAYEDGRDVVRLHSGDPAVYGAAVEQMDALEHEGVPTYVVPGVTSAFAASATLRTQLTLNGVANHVAFTRPQGKTLDPEDDHIGEFVAMGDVTTCVYLGTHAVPETMDRLLDEGHDPETPVAVVYHASWPDEDIVEGTIATIGEKVEEAGYRASAMVLIGDAARKAGYERSYLYDGWANRGEDGADTEAEEGCSDD, encoded by the coding sequence GTGACTGACGATCGGACCGACGGCGAGACCGACCCGCAGGACGCCATCGACGCCGCGGCGGCCGAGCGCGCGACCGAACGGGACCCCCGGGTCGCCGAGCGAACGGCCGGGGAGGTTCAGGAGGGGATCCCCTTCATCGGCGCCGGCCCGGGCGATCCGGGGCTGCTGACCGTGACCGGCAAGGAGCTGGTCGAGTCGGCGGATTTGGTCGTCCACGCGGGCTCGCTAGTCAACAGCGAGCTGCTCGAGGAGTACTGCGCAGACGCCGAGCAAGTCTCGAGCATCGGCAAGGATCTCGAGGAGCTGATCCCGCTGATGCGGGACGCCTACGAGGACGGTCGCGATGTCGTGCGACTGCACAGCGGCGACCCGGCGGTGTACGGCGCCGCGGTCGAGCAGATGGACGCGCTCGAACACGAGGGCGTCCCGACGTACGTCGTGCCGGGCGTCACGTCGGCGTTCGCCGCCAGCGCGACGCTGCGGACTCAGCTCACGCTCAACGGCGTCGCCAACCACGTCGCGTTCACGCGGCCCCAGGGCAAGACGCTCGATCCCGAGGACGACCACATCGGCGAGTTCGTCGCGATGGGCGACGTGACGACCTGCGTCTACCTGGGCACCCACGCGGTTCCGGAGACGATGGATCGGCTGCTTGACGAGGGACACGACCCCGAGACGCCCGTCGCGGTGGTGTACCACGCCTCCTGGCCCGACGAGGATATCGTGGAGGGGACGATCGCGACGATCGGCGAGAAGGTCGAGGAGGCGGGGTATCGCGCCTCGGCGATGGTCCTGATCGGCGACGCCGCGCGGAAGGCCGGCTACGAGCGATCGTACCTGTACGACGGCTGGGCGAACCGGGGCGAGGATGGAGCAGATACAGAGGCGGAAGAGGGATGTTCGGACGATTGA
- the cbiG gene encoding cobalt-precorrin 5A hydrolase — MSTDTDDDTTDSGSCKAPDSDGEVAEEIAIVAFERKMDTAEEIVEGIGDRYESIEILEYRGDVFEEHWGEYDCFVGLMASGIAMRKTAHLLDDKWDDPAICVVDEELTWAIPITGGHHGANQVADDLASMGAVPAMTTASEAADKQGVEKQAKALDAHVVNGDSTVATNLAVLDDELGPIERLDGPKAVLVGDDVTVLERNKDQGVVLGTGSVSGAKKSQFLEAWGRALDEADREWDDVEFVATGTRKEDEEGLLEAAAEKDLGLVSLAKEDLERFEGPTPSRSKELIGWPGIAEASAIAAGSEHELVLEKISHDDAVTVAVGG; from the coding sequence ATGAGCACTGACACAGACGACGACACGACCGACTCCGGCAGTTGCAAAGCGCCCGACTCGGACGGCGAGGTGGCCGAGGAGATCGCCATCGTCGCCTTCGAGCGGAAGATGGACACCGCGGAGGAGATCGTCGAGGGGATCGGCGACCGCTACGAGTCGATCGAGATCCTCGAGTACCGCGGCGACGTCTTCGAGGAGCACTGGGGCGAGTACGACTGCTTCGTCGGCCTGATGGCCTCCGGCATCGCGATGCGCAAGACGGCCCACCTGCTCGACGACAAGTGGGACGACCCCGCGATCTGCGTCGTCGACGAGGAGCTCACGTGGGCGATCCCGATCACCGGCGGCCACCACGGCGCCAACCAGGTCGCCGACGACCTGGCGTCGATGGGTGCGGTGCCGGCGATGACCACCGCCAGCGAGGCCGCCGACAAGCAGGGCGTCGAGAAGCAGGCCAAGGCGCTGGACGCCCACGTCGTCAACGGCGACTCGACGGTGGCGACCAACCTCGCCGTCCTCGACGACGAACTGGGGCCGATCGAGCGACTCGACGGCCCGAAAGCGGTGCTCGTCGGCGACGACGTCACGGTCCTCGAGCGCAACAAAGACCAGGGGGTCGTGCTGGGCACAGGCAGCGTCTCCGGGGCGAAGAAATCGCAGTTCCTGGAGGCCTGGGGCCGGGCGCTCGACGAAGCGGACAGAGAGTGGGACGACGTGGAGTTCGTCGCCACCGGAACCCGGAAGGAAGACGAGGAGGGGCTGCTGGAAGCCGCCGCAGAGAAAGACCTTGGCCTCGTCTCGCTCGCGAAGGAGGATCTCGAACGGTTCGAGGGACCGACGCCCTCGCGCTCGAAGGAGCTGATCGGCTGGCCCGGCATCGCCGAGGCCAGCGCCATCGCCGCCGGCTCGGAGCACGAACTCGTCCTCGAAAAGATCAGCCACGACGACGCGGTGACGGTCGCCGTCGGCGGGTGA
- a CDS encoding carbohydrate kinase: MSDRSVLIVGETLVDMLPETPGALRDVESFQRRAGGAPANVAARLAALGSEPLFWTRVGDDAFGDFLLDTLADRGVPTRFVEQDPDAKTTLAFVAHDDSRDRSFTFYRDGTADTRLETGTVPTDALEGIEWVYVGGVVLASEPSRSAVLDLIDRATDAGCSIYFDPNWRPELWDGEDASVLRDAARSADVLKATTDELRELGYRGETPEQLCEAACSEGPHTVFLTRGAEGSTGFATSAAPWGEAAVERDGFEVDVKDTTGAGDAFVSATLGALARGERDLGEILRSANAAAAISATTVGAMEQPPDWERVESFAAEREQ; this comes from the coding sequence ATGAGCGACCGCTCCGTCCTCATCGTCGGCGAGACGCTCGTCGACATGCTGCCCGAGACCCCGGGGGCGCTTCGCGACGTCGAGTCGTTCCAGCGGCGGGCGGGCGGCGCGCCCGCGAACGTCGCCGCGCGCCTCGCGGCGCTGGGCTCCGAACCGCTGTTCTGGACCCGCGTCGGCGACGACGCGTTCGGCGACTTTCTGCTCGACACGCTGGCCGACCGCGGCGTCCCGACGCGGTTCGTCGAGCAGGATCCGGACGCCAAGACGACGCTGGCGTTCGTCGCCCACGACGACAGCCGAGATCGCTCCTTCACGTTCTACCGCGACGGCACCGCCGACACGAGACTCGAAACCGGCACCGTCCCGACCGACGCGCTCGAGGGGATCGAGTGGGTGTACGTCGGCGGCGTCGTCCTCGCGAGCGAGCCCTCCCGGTCGGCCGTGCTGGACCTGATCGACCGCGCGACCGACGCCGGCTGTTCGATCTACTTCGACCCGAACTGGCGCCCGGAGCTGTGGGACGGCGAGGACGCGAGCGTCCTCCGGGACGCCGCCCGATCCGCGGACGTGCTCAAGGCGACGACCGACGAACTCCGGGAGCTGGGCTACCGCGGCGAGACGCCCGAGCAGCTCTGCGAGGCGGCCTGCAGCGAGGGGCCCCACACCGTCTTCCTCACGCGGGGCGCCGAGGGGTCGACCGGATTTGCCACGAGCGCGGCGCCGTGGGGCGAGGCCGCGGTCGAACGCGACGGGTTCGAGGTCGACGTGAAGGACACGACCGGCGCCGGCGACGCGTTCGTCTCCGCGACGCTCGGCGCGCTCGCCCGCGGCGAGCGCGACCTCGGCGAAATCCTGCGGTCGGCCAACGCCGCGGCCGCGATCT